Proteins from a single region of Runella sp. SP2:
- a CDS encoding DUF6169 family protein: MSRKFGAWFEEFKHGQFVKVDATIDDYSDIVYLNSLILHTDNLHFVEIIDAFRKVTGGYSEDK, encoded by the coding sequence ATTTCAAGGAAATTTGGAGCATGGTTTGAAGAATTTAAACATGGCCAATTTGTTAAAGTAGATGCCACTATTGATGACTATTCTGATATAGTTTATCTGAACTCTCTAATTTTGCATACAGATAATCTCCACTTTGTAGAAATCATCGACGCCTTCCGAAAAGTGACGGGAGGCTATTCTGAAGATAAATGA
- the gatB gene encoding Asp-tRNA(Asn)/Glu-tRNA(Gln) amidotransferase subunit GatB — protein sequence MTETLTLSPEVLAKYEIVIGLEVHCQLQTQTKIFAADANQFGSEPNTNISVITLAHPGTLPKLNKKAVEYAVRMGIACGCEITRHTIFDRKNYFYPDLPKGYQLSQDKAPICVGGGIPVSFKDKSGKTVERTVKIHHIHLEEDAGKSVHDGAATDTLLDYNRAGTPLIEMVTDPCIGSAEEAGAFLTAVRQLVRFIDICDGNMEEGSLRCDLNISVRLKGATEFGTKVEVKNMNSIRNVMKAVETEFPRQVQMVENGETILQETRMFDPETGETSGMRMKETMNDYRYFPEPDLAPVFISDEWMNQIQAEMPPLPRVLFEKFTNRYGLSAGHATTLVDTKDVAFYFEALGAACGNYQAAANWVLGPVKTFLNENNDATAEQFPLSPAQLAEVIKLVESNQVSHTTASQKLLPVLLENPSLSPLDVAQQNNWLQNSDAGALEAIVDEVLAAMPDKVKEFKKGKKGLMGLFVGEVMKKSKGSADPKVVNQLLGQKLA from the coding sequence ATGACCGAAACGCTTACACTATCGCCCGAAGTACTTGCCAAATACGAAATCGTGATTGGCCTAGAAGTACACTGTCAGTTACAGACCCAAACCAAGATTTTTGCGGCCGACGCTAACCAATTTGGAAGCGAGCCCAATACCAATATTAGTGTCATTACGTTGGCCCATCCAGGTACACTTCCCAAATTGAACAAAAAAGCCGTTGAATACGCTGTTCGGATGGGGATTGCGTGTGGATGTGAAATCACTCGCCACACGATTTTTGACCGCAAAAACTACTTCTATCCCGACCTACCAAAAGGCTATCAGTTGTCGCAAGACAAAGCACCTATCTGCGTAGGCGGAGGGATTCCTGTTTCGTTCAAAGACAAATCAGGCAAAACCGTAGAACGAACGGTTAAAATCCACCACATTCACTTGGAAGAAGACGCGGGAAAGTCGGTACACGACGGCGCCGCTACGGACACCTTGCTCGACTACAACCGCGCTGGAACACCCCTGATTGAAATGGTTACTGACCCTTGCATTGGTTCGGCCGAAGAAGCAGGTGCGTTTTTGACGGCCGTTCGTCAACTTGTTCGTTTTATTGACATTTGCGACGGCAACATGGAAGAAGGTTCGCTCCGCTGCGATTTGAATATTTCGGTGCGTTTGAAAGGGGCCACTGAATTTGGTACAAAGGTGGAAGTCAAAAACATGAACTCCATCCGAAACGTCATGAAAGCCGTGGAGACCGAGTTTCCTCGTCAAGTACAAATGGTCGAAAACGGTGAGACGATTTTGCAAGAAACGCGGATGTTTGACCCCGAAACGGGCGAAACTTCGGGAATGCGGATGAAGGAAACCATGAACGACTATCGTTATTTTCCCGAACCTGATTTGGCTCCCGTCTTTATTTCGGACGAATGGATGAACCAAATCCAAGCCGAAATGCCTCCGTTGCCGCGCGTTTTGTTCGAAAAATTCACCAATCGATACGGGCTTTCGGCAGGCCATGCCACTACCCTCGTTGATACCAAAGACGTAGCGTTTTATTTTGAAGCACTCGGAGCCGCTTGTGGCAACTACCAAGCGGCGGCCAACTGGGTGTTAGGCCCCGTAAAGACTTTTCTTAACGAAAACAACGACGCTACTGCCGAACAGTTCCCGCTTTCGCCTGCCCAATTGGCGGAAGTTATTAAGTTGGTGGAGAGCAATCAAGTAAGTCATACTACCGCTTCACAAAAACTACTTCCCGTGTTGCTCGAAAATCCGTCGCTATCACCACTTGATGTAGCCCAACAAAACAATTGGCTACAAAATAGCGATGCAGGCGCGTTGGAAGCGATTGTGGATGAGGTTTTGGCCGCCATGCCTGATAAAGTAAAAGAATTCAAAAAAGGCAAAAAAGGCTTAATGGGCTTGTTTGTAGGCGAAGTCATGAAAAAATCAAAAGGAAGCGCCGACCCTAAAGTTGTCAATCAGTTGTTGGGGCAAAAGCTCGCCTAG
- a CDS encoding T9SS type A sorting domain-containing protein: protein MKKLSIFFLFWGIVSTSYATHVKGGTIRVARATSTGLTYSMTVYLLIDERSSSAAAEGQSSVSICTGENGQTITAFRQARRLLSQGAVSLNTYQAQYTYATPNTFTVSVALENRGDNISNFNAINSPFYIQTTFSANLVNSTPTFNEAIGTYFAATRQVFTGDFQATDTDGDSLVYRIDKSKTTRSGTCSAQPIDAYLYPNEVTREGTFSIQSRTGILTWNAPTQIGQYTFVVKVEEWRNGLRISESQFETTLPVGDFGGTPISIPPFELPETSSGPITGIDRMPTSQLLVIPSIAHQRINVVWRGLVSSTAVFQLIDMTGRVLSEYRSFAYSPIHEHSFDTTQLSAGTYLVRINADRVATGKFVKQ, encoded by the coding sequence ATGAAAAAACTGTCTATCTTCTTCCTTTTTTGGGGTATCGTTTCTACTTCTTATGCCACTCATGTCAAAGGTGGGACCATTCGAGTCGCCCGAGCTACATCCACGGGCTTAACTTATTCCATGACGGTTTACTTATTGATAGATGAACGTAGTAGTTCTGCTGCCGCGGAAGGGCAAAGTAGCGTCAGCATTTGCACGGGAGAAAACGGCCAAACAATAACGGCTTTTCGCCAAGCTCGACGGCTTTTATCGCAAGGGGCGGTTTCACTGAATACGTACCAAGCCCAATACACCTATGCCACTCCCAACACATTTACGGTATCGGTAGCCCTCGAAAATCGCGGTGACAATATTTCTAATTTCAACGCCATAAATAGCCCGTTTTACATTCAAACGACTTTTTCGGCCAACTTAGTTAATTCTACACCTACCTTCAATGAAGCCATTGGAACATATTTTGCCGCTACTCGGCAAGTATTTACGGGCGACTTCCAAGCTACTGATACAGATGGAGATAGCCTTGTATATCGGATAGACAAAAGTAAAACCACCCGCTCAGGCACTTGTTCGGCTCAACCCATCGATGCGTATCTTTACCCAAATGAAGTAACCCGCGAGGGTACATTTAGTATTCAATCCAGAACGGGTATTTTGACATGGAATGCTCCTACTCAAATTGGCCAATATACCTTTGTGGTAAAGGTCGAAGAATGGAGAAATGGGCTACGTATCAGCGAATCTCAGTTCGAAACTACGCTGCCTGTCGGTGATTTTGGGGGTACCCCCATTAGCATTCCCCCTTTTGAACTCCCTGAAACTTCCAGTGGCCCCATTACGGGCATTGACCGTATGCCAACGAGTCAGCTTCTTGTCATTCCTTCCATAGCTCACCAACGAATCAATGTCGTTTGGCGGGGCTTGGTGTCTTCAACAGCCGTATTTCAGCTTATAGATATGACGGGAAGGGTACTTTCTGAATATCGTTCTTTCGCTTATTCTCCGATACACGAACACAGTTTTGACACGACACAGCTCTCTGCGGGCACTTATTTGGTTCGAATAAATGCCGACAGAGTCGCTACGGGTAAATTTGTTAAACAGTAA
- a CDS encoding acyl-CoA dehydrogenase family protein, with amino-acid sequence MTTVENRASIKGGEFLIKDTEASQVFIPEEFTEEQLMIAQSCRDFLATEIWPRVEEIDKAKSPELMSSLLDKAGELGLLGTAVPEEYGGFGMNFNTSMLVAEATGAGNSFSVALSAHTGIGTLPIVYYGNETQKSNYLPKLASGEWKAAYCLTEPDSGSDANSGKTKAVLSEDGKSYVLNGQKMWITNGGFADVFIVFAKIEEGGKTDKNLTAFIVEKTFGGITMNEPEHKMGIKGSDTRQVFFNDCHVPVENMLSDRGNGFKIAVNILNIGRIKLAAATMGGAKQVTTQAVQYANERKQFGTAISNFGAIKHKLGEMAVKLYATESASYRAGQNIDDAIEDLKAKGVNDAEAKLKALEQFAIECAMMKVHGSEVLDYVVDEGVQVYGGMGFSADAPMDRAYRDSRINRIFEGTNEINRMLTVDMLLKRAMKGELDLMGPAMAVAKEIMSIPDFSSTDDEVPFAAEKKVIKNLKKAALMVAGAAVQKFMMKLSEEQEILMNVADMAIEIYAAESAVLRTEKLIGIKGEAACALQKDLAMCYLHEAVEKVNSAGKSAIMSFAEGDELRVMLMGLKRFTKIEPFNTKNARRRIADAMIAENKYVF; translated from the coding sequence ATGACAACCGTAGAAAATCGCGCTAGTATCAAAGGTGGAGAATTCTTGATTAAAGATACGGAGGCATCTCAAGTGTTTATTCCCGAAGAGTTTACCGAAGAACAGTTGATGATTGCGCAATCGTGCCGTGACTTTTTGGCGACTGAAATTTGGCCACGCGTCGAAGAAATCGACAAGGCGAAGTCTCCTGAGCTGATGTCGTCGCTGCTCGATAAAGCGGGAGAGCTTGGCTTGTTAGGAACGGCAGTTCCTGAAGAGTACGGCGGATTTGGAATGAACTTTAATACATCGATGCTCGTAGCCGAAGCGACAGGAGCGGGAAACTCGTTCTCAGTGGCCTTATCGGCACACACGGGGATTGGCACATTGCCCATCGTGTATTACGGAAACGAAACACAAAAATCGAACTACTTACCAAAGTTAGCTTCTGGCGAATGGAAAGCGGCGTATTGCTTGACCGAACCCGATTCGGGCTCGGATGCCAATTCGGGTAAAACCAAGGCGGTATTGAGCGAAGACGGAAAGAGCTACGTGCTCAATGGCCAGAAAATGTGGATAACCAACGGTGGCTTTGCCGACGTATTTATTGTATTTGCCAAAATAGAAGAAGGCGGAAAGACCGATAAAAATTTAACAGCTTTCATTGTTGAAAAGACATTTGGTGGCATTACGATGAACGAGCCTGAGCACAAAATGGGTATCAAAGGCTCGGACACACGCCAAGTTTTCTTCAATGACTGCCACGTACCCGTTGAAAATATGCTTTCTGACCGTGGAAATGGGTTTAAGATTGCGGTAAATATCCTCAACATTGGCCGTATCAAATTAGCGGCGGCTACCATGGGTGGAGCCAAGCAAGTAACGACTCAAGCAGTACAATACGCCAACGAACGCAAACAATTTGGAACGGCGATTAGCAATTTTGGCGCTATTAAGCACAAATTGGGCGAAATGGCCGTGAAATTGTACGCTACGGAGTCGGCTTCGTACCGCGCAGGTCAAAACATCGACGATGCCATTGAAGACCTCAAAGCAAAGGGTGTAAACGACGCCGAAGCCAAGTTGAAAGCTTTGGAACAATTTGCGATTGAGTGCGCCATGATGAAAGTACACGGCTCGGAAGTGCTTGATTATGTGGTGGATGAAGGTGTGCAGGTATATGGTGGTATGGGCTTTTCGGCCGATGCGCCTATGGATCGTGCGTACCGTGATAGCCGCATCAACCGCATTTTTGAAGGGACTAATGAAATCAACCGTATGTTGACGGTTGATATGCTGCTCAAGCGTGCCATGAAAGGTGAACTTGATTTGATGGGGCCTGCGATGGCGGTGGCCAAAGAAATCATGTCGATTCCTGATTTTAGCAGTACCGACGATGAAGTGCCGTTTGCCGCCGAGAAAAAAGTGATTAAAAACTTGAAAAAAGCGGCCTTGATGGTAGCGGGGGCGGCGGTGCAGAAGTTTATGATGAAGCTTTCGGAAGAGCAAGAAATTTTGATGAACGTAGCCGATATGGCCATCGAGATTTACGCGGCAGAATCAGCCGTTTTGCGCACCGAAAAGCTAATAGGAATCAAAGGTGAGGCGGCCTGTGCGTTGCAAAAAGACTTGGCGATGTGCTACTTGCACGAGGCTGTTGAAAAAGTAAACAGCGCAGGAAAATCGGCGATTATGTCGTTTGCAGAAGGCGACGAACTTCGCGTGATGCTCATGGGCTTGAAACGTTTCACGAAAATTGAGCCGTTCAATACCAAAAATGCACGTCGTCGTATTGCTGATGCGATGATTGCGGAGAACAAATACGTTTTTTAA